In Mercurialis annua linkage group LG6, ddMerAnnu1.2, whole genome shotgun sequence, the following are encoded in one genomic region:
- the LOC126687674 gene encoding uncharacterized protein LOC126687674, producing the protein METDRSWMYRSHTNGLLTTGYKDHVKEFIRFALRHPICMSGVQIKCSCPKRGCRNTSYRDVDEVEFHLLKNGFVKGYQVWVFHGEGSVLNPPPLAQLSEQDVEFDYENEGPGEFSSAQRMILDAAGPEITFPKDELPNAEAQKFYDMMRAAEEDIWPGNSRHSPFSASAKVMEIKCRHKGSVALVDDVCGLIQELLPEDNKMPTNFAKIKKLVKGRGSNALQSLQLCAWKPVTHGKSTKRKANVPYSKMFYFPITPRLQRLYASKTTARHMTWHADHEMDGDKICHPSDSPAWKRFSELYSEFADEGRNIRLGLCSDGFQPFTNFGQQYSSWPVILTPYNLPPGMCMKDEFMFLTVLVLGPRNPKHLMDIFLKPLIAELNQLWECGVQTYDVHKRQNFQLKAALMWTINDFPAYSMLSGWSTAGRKACPYCMENTDTFTLDKSGKQSWFDCHRKFLPPNHQFRRNVTDFRKGKREVGKRFAGVRTGDELLAEIDRLGFKKEFEPGAKVTNALL; encoded by the exons ATGGAGACAGATCGCAGTTGGATGTACAGAAGCCACACAAACGGGTTACTAACCACAGGGTACAAGGATCATGTGAAGGAGTTTATCCGGTTTGCATTACGGCATCCGATTTGTATGAGTGGGGTACAGATAAAATGCTCCTGCCCTAAGAGAGGTTGTCGAAATACAAGCTATCGGGATGTCGATGAGGTGGAATTCCATTTATTGAAGAATGGGTTCGTGAAAGGTTACCAAGTATGGGTTTTTCATGGCGAGGGGAGCGTTTTGAACCCCCCTCCCCTTGCACAGTTATCAGAGCAGGATGTTGAGTTCGACTATGAAAATGAGGGGCCAGGTGAGTTCAGTTCCGCTCAAAGAATGATTCTTGATGCGGCCGGTCCAGAAATAACGTTTCCTAAAGATGAGCTCCCGAATGCTGAAGCTCaaaaattttatgatatgatgcgtgcggctgAAGAAGACATATGGCCTGGGAATAGCAGACACTCTCCATTTTCTGCATCTGCTAAAGTGATGGAGATCAAGTGTCGACATAAGGGTTCAGTAGCTTTAGTTGACGACGTATGCGGATTGATACAGGAGCTGCTCCCGGAGGACAACAAGATGCCTAcgaattttgctaaaattaagaAGCTGGTCAAAG GACGCGGATCTAACGCACTGCAAAGTTTGCAATTATGCGCGTGGAAACCTGTGACCCACGGAAAATCCACAAAAAGAAAGGCTAACGTGCCATATAGTAAGATGTTCTATTTTCCAATAACTCCGAGGCtacagaggttgtacgcttcgaAAACAACTGCTCggcatatgacgtggcacgcagaCCACGAGATGGATGGTGATAAGATATGCCACCCGTCCGACTCTCCGGCTTGGAAACGTTTTAGTGAACTGTATTCTGAGTTTGCTGATGAAGGAAGAAATATCAGATTAGGCTTATGCTCCGATGGGTTTCAGCCATTTACCAATTTTGGGCAGCAGTATTCCTCGTGGCCGGTCATTTTGACGCCGTACAATCTCCCCccaggcatgtgcatgaaggatgagtttatgtttttaacggTTTTGGTACTGGGGCCTAGAAACCCGAAACACCTAATGGATATCTTCCTAAAGCCGCTGATTGCAGAGTTGAACCAACTGTGGGAATGTGGAGTCCAGACATATGACGTTCATAAGCGTCAGAATTTTCAACTAAAAGCGGCTCTTATgtggacaataaatgactttcccgcttattctATGTTGTCTGGTTGGAGCACTGCTGGTAGAAAAGCATGCCCGTACTGCATGGAAAACACCGATACATTCACACTGGATAAAAGCGGtaaacaatcgtggtttgattgccatcGCAAGTTTTTGCCTCCGAATCACCAATTCCGTCGAAATGTTACTGATTTCCGTAAGGGGAAACGAGAGGTCGGCAAAAGGTTTGCAGGGGTGAGAACTGGAGATGAACTGTTAGCAGA